ATCATGTGagtaaatacttttattttctttagacaGTTATCTTATTCATGTAATTTTGAAGTCTGCAGTCAGACTGATTGTATAATTAGAACTTCAACTTAGGTGGCGTGTAAATATTTATTGCTCTTACTTGATTTTCTTGAGTCTTGTGTCAGATTAGTTTTCTGTTCAAAACCTACACAGGTTGCTCATTGAGGGGGATATGCCTGAAATTTTGCGTTATACGTGTTACTGCTTATATAcaccaaatacattttaaaatttatttagatAAATGTTTGTGTACACAGTATTGTGGTTATGCTTAAAGTGACTGTAACATAGGAAGCTAGGTTGAAATAAGCTCATCTCTTATTTCTATGGAGTCCTTTCTGACTTTATTACACAGTAAATTACTGTCATCATAACACAGATTATAAATATGCTTTTAGTCAACTTTGCTATTCAAGGTAATGGGGAAGAGAGTGAAGGGGGATCCCAAATAAGTGAAAACCCAACATGAGAAGTATTGCAGATTGTGGCTTCACACAATCAGTTTAGGTCCAGTACTGCATCCAAGGAAGAAGAACATCTTACAACATCATGTGCTTgagaaggcagagcagagacacCGGAGCTGTTCTGCAGAAGCCAGATTGTTCCTGGCAGTGCTCTGTTTAAGCCAGCACTGACAAACTCTGCTGATCCTCCTGGCTCTGGGTTCAGTGGCTCAGGCTGTTGTCTGCATGAAAAGAGGTGTTATGCCAAGCAGTCCCGGAAGCACACAGAGCCGTGTTGGTGCATAGCTGTTTGTGAGCTAACATGATTTTGGAGTCTGCCTGGCTCTACTGAGAGTTAGCTTTACCATGTCTGAACGGTAACACTGCTCACAACCTGCTAGTGAGTACGCAGAAGTGTACTGTGCTGTTGCTTCAATAGTTGTCCTGCTTTTGTTGATGTGGATTTGTCCGTCCTTAGTCATTGCTGTACAGAAACCTTATTTTGTATTCCAGAGCGTTAAAACGATTGGTTCACATTACTTGCATTACATAAACCGATAGGCgtgagagggaggcagaaggaaTGAAAGCTGTAATATACTTTCTTTCTGTGTTATGCAAGGGAAAGATTGCAAGAATTCTGACagctttttatgtttgttttttaggtGTATGTGGTGATGAATTTAGTGTTCTACGATCACCTCAGTCAGTTGTTTTTCGAGATGGAAGTTGGCCCATTCCTGGCGAGCGGATCCCAGATGTAGCTGCGTTATCGATGGGCTTTTCTGTTGAAGATGTATGTTTCAGGTCTTGATTTTGAAACACCTCTAGAACTATGGAGCTGCTCACTTAACATGCAAATCTTCCTGTCATGTGCtggaatatataaaatataatccTGTTTGTCTTGAGGAATGCATGACTTGTTAGAGTGTGGTTTCCAAGCATAGGGCTGTATCAGTCATATGAGCAGCAAAGGCTGTGCTAGCTGGCTAATTTGAATCATCAGCTATAGAAGGAAGCAAGCCTACGGAGTCTTTACAGTGCTGTTCTTCAGTTCCTCTGAGACCCAACTACATGCTGTATCCCCCCATCCGTGGTCACGTACTGAGAATCTGTGGAAGCCACTGTCATTTCTTGCCTACGAGCTATCTGTAGGGCTCTGCTCTTGGGTACTCTGAAGATTGTGAGAAATGGCTTGGCTAGGCAGGCATTTTGTCAGGTCAGCAAGCTTGTCTGCTGAGCATAGTTAATAAGAACAAGTAGACTGGGTACTTAGGAAGTAATCCAAAGACTTGAAAACCTAATTTGTGGTAGCGTTTTCCCAAATCAGGCTTTCGAATACAGCTTTAGTGATGTTTAAAGTGGGGCACGAGTAGGAGCCTTTGGATTGATTCCATCTTGCCTACTGAATTTTTTGCTGGGCTTCAGCAGGGATGAGTGGCTGTCGAAGCAGTACATGAAAGCGTAATAGCCAGGCGTCTCTAGCAGTGTCTGTGTGCAGCCGGATACTCAAAGCTACAAGCTGGGATATTCTCACAATGCTGGTGAGGGAGGCCGGTTCCCATTTCTTCCATACTGCAGCTAGGCAAGAGGTCTGATAAGTCTGGTTTGAATGCAGGTCTGTTTAGCCTGTGTTTTGGAATTTGTCTGCAAATATCTTGCTGTGAATTAATTATGCTTTTTTGTCATTAAACTAGTAACAAACTCTTATGAGTAGTATTCCTAAATTCCTAAGAAGTATATTTTGATGATTTtatcaagaaaaaacaatacaTCAGATGGTATTGTGTGCGTTGCATGTGAAGACATGCAGCAAAACAGTGGGGTTTGGCCCATTTTGAACGCTTTACTTTTGGTATACTTGTCATCGGGAGGTATGACGTGGTTGTcatggaaaaaaagtgtttcagtaCTTATTCTGTGCCTTTGCCAAAGCTTGGAATTCATTTGCTGTGATGGGTCCATAGCATCCTTTAGAAGTAGTTCTCTATTAGTATTATTTCAAATCCTagaagcaggcagggaaggaagtgTTTAAATTTCTCTGTTCAGTTAAGCCCTGGAACTGAAAGTTATCAGCGTTGTCACTAAGGCAGAGATCACTGTGTAGGCAGCTTCCAACCCTGGTATGGAGAATACTGCAGGGCCCAAACACTCATTTTGCAGCTTACGTCAAGGCTAGGAACATAAACTGACAGTGCAGTGGGTGCACTGGAGAGAATTTAGAATTCTTACTGCATTACATTGGGGATTCTCAAAAACAGTCATGCAATATTCCTCCCTTGTTAAGGCAAGGTAAAACCGAACCCCTTTTTTGTCCCTGATGATGctttaaaaggtttttcttttggttcttTGAAGTGATACAGATCATAATGTCAATGTTTAATTCTAAAATCCCAATAAATTGGTTTCATAAAACTTAAACAAGCAGTTATGTCTTTTACACAAATGGAGAAATCTGTTTGAATTCATTCCAAATAGatgaatttgtattttgtgCCTGAATAAACCAGCCAGGTAGCCTTCACTGTGCTCTTACCAATAAATAACTGTAGTAAGCTACTAAGGAatcttttcatgtttctgtgtgAATTTGTAAGTTTTAGATAAGTAGGCTGTTGGTATAATTGACAgtcccctcccttttttctgcCCGTTTCTTTCTGGTACTGAAAATATCAAGATGTTAGTGTTTTAATGTGCTAAACCTGTTTCTATGGTGTTTTGTGAAcagggttgtttttgtttgtttgtttttaaattcagccTTCACTTATTAAATACAGACTATgatatttctaatttaattatGGGAAATAACTCTTGATATATCCAATATGTATAATGCTTTCTCAGTGTAGACTTTGCTACGACGTTACTGGCAGCTTTTAAACTAACAGTTTCTTCATGGTTAACTTGAGACAGCATTATTCAAGATGAAAGTGGTGTAGTGTTAACTTCTTCATGAAATTTCCAATAGGCTGTCCTGCACAGAGATATTAACAAAGATAGTAAGTTATTTTGCTGTAATAGTGGGGGAGgactcctctctctccccctgtgaaatacaagtttttttgctgttttgtaatAGGACCTTTCCTGGCCTGGGCTTGCTGTGGGTGATCTGTTTCACAGACCACGAGCTACTGTGCTGGTGACAGTGAAGGGAGTAGACAAGCTGGCATTGCCTGTGAAAGGGATTTCTTACCCTATTGAGAATGTGAGTATCCACATTTGGAACTGTTGTGCAATTTCTGTGACTCTTGTGATCTAATGAGAAGTACGTGACTCTCTACTGTAGTCCTTGATGTTCACTTATTTCTTACTTAACTTGAAGTTCACATATCCCCTAGAATGATGGATCAGGCTGTATAGATAAATAATCCAATCAGACTCCTGTACAAGGTGAGAGGCCTTTAAGATCACCCAGGGCCTCCTGTGTTGAGTTCAGTAACTTGTTTGATCAAAGCATGTTCTCCTTGAAAGGCATCTAGTTCTAATATGTTTGTACCAAGAGACAGAGAATCCACTGCTTCCCATGTTAGCAATTCTGACCACGAATCAGtatgttaacttttttttgcttcagctgagTGTGTGTGATCGCATTTTATATGATGTTGATTCTCTGAGGTACTGTGTTGCCGTCTAAGCAGTCTTTGAGTTTTCCTCAAGTGCTTGACCCTGAAATATAGCACTTTGAGATGCCATTTGATTATACtgtatcaaaaagaaaacaacaaacattaCATTTACCTGTCACTGTCTGTCTTTGCTGAGACTCTTTTCTCACACTTGTCATagcatcacagaatcatttaggttggaagggacccctTGAAattgtctagtccaacccccgatcaagcagggtcagctagagcaggctGTCCAGGACTGCGTCCAGTCgtgttttgactgtctccaCAGATGGAGGCTCCGCatcctctctgggcaacctgtgccagtatttGACcacccttacagtaaaaaaactCTGTTCTTGTGTTCAGATAGAATTTCCTACTTTTAGATttatgcccattgcctcttCTCCTGTCATATGATTTTGTCCACACACCTCTTAACAGGAGCACAGTAACTTAGAAAATATTGGTAACTGTACAGTGTCTGCTCACTTCTCCTTTATAAATACATTGTCTGGTTTAATCCATTTTTCTCCAGTATTGGACCAGTTCTTCATGTTGAGCTGTTGTTTGTCCAGCATGAACCCACAAACCCTTTTCAAATAAGTTGTTTTTCAGGTTATTTCTAGTTAGTTAATTCTGCTTCCGCCCATCTTGGAAAACTTTGTTTTGCACCAGTTTACTGTGCATTTTGGCTCTGTGCGACTGCTGTGCTCCTGTTAAGaattattatttatcattttattatttcagtcaaACCGTGGAATCATCAGTGACAAGGTTGAATagtgttttgtttaatattgaCACCCTATTGCACACCCCGAGATGAGGTGATGATTTCCCTGTGAAATTACTTTTACAGCTATCAGGCAGTCTTTtagtctattttaaaatatcagcgTTTAATTGGAATATTACGTGGCTTTACATTGAACTCAGGTCAAATTCAGCTTAACACAGATCTGCTTTCGCATCAGCTTTCAAGCACAGCTCACTAGTCCAGGCACAGTTACATGTTGGCATTGCTGAAATGGTATCTGGACCAAAACTGATTTAGGATTGTCTGCACCTGACTGTGTAGGCATTGCTAACTTGCGGAAACCTTAAATATACTTGAAGTCTTCAGTCGTATTTGCACTTGTAACTTTGATAAAGTTCTGATGTCTAcataatacatattttctttatttcccacTAATAGGGATTAATATTCCCAAGCTTTAATTGTTTCAGTTAACTGCTGCCATGGCTTCAAATGAGCTGCCCCAAATGTATGCTGGCAAAGTACTGGTTCTCTGATATTCAAGAATAGTTTCAAATGATCATCACTGAGACCATGTTCAGGACCACTGGGTACAAATTATCCTAGCTTACAGACTTACTTaaaatttattagaaaaaatatttttatgctctttAACTAGTGAATGGAAATGttctgttctgcttctttttagATGAAACCCAGAAGTAAGTGTTTAGAAAAACTAAGTTTTATTAGCTTGCCAGTAATGGCACTATACTGTGCTaggatttcttttattcttagtaattttttatatggctcttttctttggtgtttcAGCCATTGGTCTTTCTACTGGTATATTTTCGTTCAtcagttttctgttgttcataACTTTCCATTTGCACTAAGGTTGGTTTCGCCTTTTGTATTGCTTCTATATTTGTTGGTCTTGCTTTACGGATAAACAAAGCTATACTCTTAGCTTAAGTAAGCCTCTTAATTACACAGTCATGGCCCCTTGgagttcttaaaaatatattgtgtcCACcatatatacaaataaattgTCTGTTCATAGATACACAgttgatgttttgttttgcacattGGCTCCTGTTATTTGTTATTATCACTTTGGAAATATTCATACTCTTTGCTCAAAAAGAGGTGGTCCTATTTTTCCAGACTTCTGTAGTTAAGCAAATTATCTCCTTTTATATCGTTAGGTCCTGTTTTACCCAAAAATCTAACTCGACTTTGTCTTCCAGGCTGTTCCTTTCAGTCTTGACAGTGTTGCAAACGCTATTCATACTCTGTTCTCTGAGGAAACTCCTGTGGTCTTGCAGCTGGCCCCCAGTGAGGAAGTGAGTATTGCTTCACTTCTGATTCCAGATGTTCTAAATAGTAAACCTCTTTCCAGTTGTGTGGCTGGAGCAAAACCAGTTGATTATATGAAATATGTTGCATTGGAGAGAGATTGCAAGTATGATTTGATTATTAATGTGTGACTGGAAAAACTAAAAACTAACCTCCGTTGTTATTAAACAATGGCTGTTCCTGCAGAGAGTGTACATGGTGGGCAAGGCAAACTCTGTATTTGAAGATCTTTCTGTCACACTGCGCCAACTGCGAAACCGCTTATTCCAGGACAACTCCATTCTCAGCTCCCTTCCTCTCAACTCCCTCAGCAGAAACAACGAGGTAAAAAACTTTAATCAGTGGGaacttttacaatttttttctaatattcttaGTTAGCTtgtgcttttcctcctcccctgcccccaccTTGCTTTGCCTAGGAGAGCCCACTCTAATTTTTTCTAACTGAATTCTAAGAAGTAAGTTTTAAGTTCTTCTTTTAAGTAACTTTATTGAAAGAGTAATTTCCTTTTAGCATGTTCTATGCTGTAACAGACGTAACCTGTTATAAAATACTGAGACTTGCAACAAAATGAGACTTCCCTAACTGTGGTTTCATCAAAGGAAATACCTGtctctttcttcctgcctcttcccccaggttgacttgctttttctgtcagaACTACAAGTCCTACATGATATTGCAAGTCtggtaagatttttttgaaacactttCCCCATCTTATGTCACAAACTTCAGAGATCTCATTTAAAGGTAGAGAAGCCATAGCCAGGATGCTTGGCAACCGGTGATATATATTCAAGTGTGTCATCAGTTGGTTGCATCAGTTTAAATAATGCATTCTCAAGCTATTTGTATCAGCCCTGTCACTgatggaagaaaatgagaacCTTAATCAtctgtagtttcttttgtattgtgtttgATGAGAAAGGGGGGAATTCTGAGCTGCTATTTCTCCATGCCCAAAGACATGGGAAGTACTCAGTGAAGAATTTGTTGGggctttccttgttttcttacTTGGGAAGTATAATGGTAGTTAAGAACCTGTTCTTTGCCCTGTTCAccattttacttcaaaatattgCCATAACGTTTTATCTGAAAAGACTGGAATGACTTTTGTAGCGTGAATAGTGGTGGTGATAGAAATGTTCCAATGGAGGGGTGAGCTTTTAATTCTgatctttttaaggaaaaagcttCTTATGATCTTTTTACCAAGAAGCTGCTGTCTTGTTGCTGTGGTTtagggtttgtttgggggtttgtcTGTTTGgtggttgtttgggttttttttgtttttttcttttttttgtcctttaagCTGCAGACCTCAGCTACttaaagtgaaagaaacagTCATGAAAAAATTTGGAAGTTCACATTAGGTAAAGGGCTGGTGGAGACAAATGGGACTCTTGAGGAAATGAGGTAGAACAACTTGTTTTTGTCTTGCAGACTAGAAGTGCTGTAGTTAAAGTAGATGGGAAGACAGGAACAGATTAAATTCCTTGCTTTCAGAGACTGTTCTCTTGTGCAGGCAAATGTCAGTGCTGTAGCTTCACACCTGTAGAAGTGCAAGAATATCTCTACTCTCCTTTGAGATAATTTGGATTATATTGGTTGGATTTTATGACAATGGGATGATAATCCTTAAGTAAACTACTTTTGTACGTGGGCAACAGCAAGGTAGAAGTTGCAACCTACTTGGTTTTGCAAGGGCCAGCTTCAGTGGAGGGAATAGTAGTATCCAAGTATTGTagttatgtttttttttttctccaagttttatttttatggcaaTTACAGAACAAGGATTCTGATGTGAATAGgtataatgtttctttttagtagAGCTCTATATTACATGTATATAACCTCATGTTAGGAATAGATGCTACATGATGatcatctgctttcttctgtagaATAAGAAACAATTGTGGACATCTTCTAGTTAAGTTGGCAAGAAATTCCACTTCCTAATCAATATGGAATATGACTGTGGAAAGTGAGGCTGGATTAGTCCCAGCAAACTGATtttgtgaaatgtgtttttaaagtaacCTGCgtatgaattaatttctttctgcccTCAATCGTGTGCCAAAGCTGTCTCGACACAAGCACTTAGCCAAAGATCACTCTCCAGATCTGTATTCTCTGGAACTGGCTGGTTTGGAAGAGGTTGGAAAACGATATGGGGAAGACTCTCAGCAGTTCAAGGATGCTTCTCAAATTCTTGTAGACTCTTTGCAAAAGGTATACTTTCTACATAATGAACAAAACTCACAAGAATactaaggaaataattttttgtgcTAACTACAAGGGAGTTAGTTTATTGACTGTCTTCTTTGAATTGTCACTTCATTAGTGATGGCTTGACTGatgcttggttttgttgtttggtttttaaaatgcagttgttcAGTTACAAAATCGAATGTTACATTTTGTCACTCTGGAAAGTGTTGACATGATTCTATAATGTGTTAGATATTTTGCATAAAGGAGTAGGAAAATACTGAAACCATATATCAACATGACTtagtatggttttttttcctaaataaatatCTTGCATTTAAAACCACTAGTATGTCTCACAAAAACTGGCTCTCAGAAATGTGGAAATATCTTTATCCTAGGGTACAGTGGTTAGTTTCCCCTTGCCCACAAAGCTGTATAAGTCTAAATTTCCAAGCCTCTAAAACAACTGCTGTTCATCTATCAATGTGCTCAAGAAAGTAGTTCTTTAGCAGGTCTTATGTAATCATTAGATAAAAGTCTTTATTAAGACCAGTCACTTTTGAGAGTTTCAAAAGCATGATGGAAAAGCATGAATTTGTTAAGCcaaataactgttttctctaaacATTCCTCTTCAGCCTCTTTGCAGTtaagcaaatatatttaaatactagACATATTAGTCTTTGGACTAGATTAAAATATTGAAGTTCATAATTTCCCAGTGGAAGGTTGAGaacctaaatattttgttgaaacTGAGACATACAATTGGCAAAGTACATGGTGATGGGCCCTTTGTAAAAGGGATGAAAGAACGACTTTCTTCATCCAGATGTTGTAAACCAGGTGAAAGTTGGCACTTTCTTAGTGGAGTTCTAAAATAGTGTAGATTTTTACAACTTTCCATAATTATTCCTGAAGCTGACATCTTATGGTTTAGTATGTCTTGCTAACAAAACTCTACTTAATTCCTGGCTACAGTGtaggttttaaattaaatcacttttgcttttccagtttgcAGATGAGATGTTTAATCTGTATAGCGGGAATGCAGTAGTAGAAGTGGTGGCTGTAAAGACATTTAATTCTCCCCTCACGAGGAAGACGCGCTCCATTCTCCAGTCTTCACAGGTAGTAGATACACATTTTTCTATATCTCATTTATTAAAAGTGATCCAAACTGCATCACTTCTTCACTTGagcttaactttttttttcctaaggactAGAATACTGACTGTGATTTTAGGCATGGGTGCGAAGAGGTCAGCTTACCTGTCTTGATCTTCACTTAATCATATAGTAATTTAGGTTGAAGAgggcctctggaggtcatctagtccaacctactgctcaaagcaggattAATTTAGGAgctagatcaggctgctcaggtCCTTGTCCAGCCAAGTTCTTTAAAAGTCCCTGGCTGGAAGTCCCACCGCCTCTCTGGACAGCTCATTCCAAAGTCTTAACCACTTTCACTGTGAAAACTTTTTCCCTTAGAatgtgcttttctgctgttttctccctAGTACACTAGTGCATGCGAGTCCTGCCTCCTGGGTGAGgacaaaattgttttccttgACTTGCTGCCTACACTCCAGATGCAGTCCAGGATGCAGTTGCCCTGTGTcaagggcacgctgctgactcctgttcaccttgtccaccaggacctccaggtccctttctgcagagctgctgcccagccgGTCAGTCCGCAGCCTGTGCTGTCATGCGGGGTTattctgtcccaggtgcagggcTTTGCGTTTGTCCTAACTAAATTTCATGAAGCTCCTCTCAGCCCATTCCTTTGGATTCCATTAATGTCCGTCACATAATCACTTTTGCATTTTGTGTCCTAGTATCAGAATTGTCTAGACAAAAATGCATCTTTCCTATTCAGATTGCTCAGATTTTCGATGTAGTCAGAATGTGTTTTGTGTGCAAGCTAACTTTAAAgtaatacacattttctttattacagaGCGAAACAGAAAATCCATATAACCTTGCCTATCCATATAACTACAACTACTCTGTAATCTTCAACATTATTCTGTGGATGATGATAGGTCTTGCTTTAGCTGTGATAGTTATCTCCTATAACCTGTGGAACATGGATCCTGGGTACGACAGCATTATTTATAGGATGACAAATCAGAAGATAAGAATGGATTGAACTGCACTGTATTTCAGCGCAAGGAAATGATGAAGAGTAAGGTCTCCTTTAAACTGTgtggaaaacaaatattctgaCATGACTAattgtggaattttttttaaaggtgtatttatttctaagtatttcttttccctctcaaGCCTATTTTGAATGTTAGTAGTAGCACCAGATGGGATTTAGAAATTGAAATCtgcttgttaaaaaaaggaacaatcCCCAAAGTAATTGTTATTAAAGTAACATCATTCCATTTTTTTATCATGTAACATGAGTTTTTGAAATGCCCTGTACTGCCTGTGACTGTGTGCAAAACAGATAAATTGAAATTATGATAGCAACATGTTGTTTGAAACTTTTACACTGGAAGATTAGAAATTATAGCTAAATTGTTGTGTTGTATATTATGAACCAGTTGTAAATGTttgatgtaaatatttataatggCTATATGTAACTTCAGAGAGGATAGTAATTATTCTTTAGTAAAATactaaatatagaaatatttctacaaGACTAC
Above is a genomic segment from Gymnogyps californianus isolate 813 chromosome 1, ASM1813914v2, whole genome shotgun sequence containing:
- the ATP6AP2 gene encoding renin receptor isoform X2; the encoded protein is MGQRGGAPWALEVAVLVTSACLAGVCGDEFSVLRSPQSVVFRDGSWPIPGERIPDVAALSMGFSVEDDLSWPGLAVGDLFHRPRATVLVTVKGVDKLALPVKGISYPIENAVPFSLDSVANAIHTLFSEETPVVLQLAPSEERVYMVGKANSVFEDLSVTLRQLRNRLFQDNSILSSLPLNSLSRNNEVDLLFLSELQVLHDIASLLSRHKHLAKDHSPDLYSLELAGLEEVGKRYGEDSQQFKDASQILVDSLQKFADEMFNLYSGNAVVEVVAVKTFNSPLTRKTRSILQSSQVSETENPYNLAYPYNYNYSVIFNIILWMMIGLALAVIVISYNLWNMDPGYDSIIYRMTNQKIRMD
- the ATP6AP2 gene encoding renin receptor isoform X1, giving the protein MGQRGGAPWALEVAVLVTSACLAGVCGDEFSVLRSPQSVVFRDGSWPIPGERIPDVAALSMGFSVEDDLSWPGLAVGDLFHRPRATVLVTVKGVDKLALPVKGISYPIENAVPFSLDSVANAIHTLFSEETPVVLQLAPSEERVYMVGKANSVFEDLSVTLRQLRNRLFQDNSILSSLPLNSLSRNNEVDLLFLSELQVLHDIASLLSRHKHLAKDHSPDLYSLELAGLEEVGKRYGEDSQQFKDASQILVDSLQKFADEMFNLYSGNAVVEVVAVKTFNSPLTRKTRSILQSSQSETENPYNLAYPYNYNYSVIFNIILWMMIGLALAVIVISYNLWNMDPGYDSIIYRMTNQKIRMD